Proteins found in one Campylobacter concisus genomic segment:
- a CDS encoding tRNA 2-selenouridine synthase codes for MNFLASLCEILRFLIVYFKNLFMKFTAFILLLISIFLIACSANQANKKISNSELENLAKQYGGVYIFNQKFVDEIERREKEREELAKNLGDKIRSNPRKIKQGDKFITIYDVDMTLVNQKFPQTLSNGKRYYTRWIDYENQTGKEAKVPEVYINKIKEFMGESNYDKSPNFPILVMFYVNDNDKIVPIKLSMSYTYYKTRYGLFGDEGMGIRFKDEEQILIRGGNKFILINDKFTRVEK; via the coding sequence ATGAACTTCTTGGCTTCATTATGTGAAATTCTTAGATTTTTGATTGTTTATTTTAAAAATTTATTTATGAAATTTACCGCATTTATATTACTTCTAATAAGTATATTCTTAATAGCTTGCTCAGCTAATCAAGCAAATAAAAAGATAAGTAACTCTGAACTAGAAAACTTAGCTAAACAATATGGTGGAGTGTATATATTTAATCAAAAATTTGTTGATGAGATAGAGAGAAGAGAAAAAGAAAGAGAAGAGCTAGCCAAAAATTTAGGTGATAAAATAAGATCTAATCCTAGAAAGATAAAACAAGGTGATAAATTTATAACGATATATGATGTAGACATGACCTTGGTAAATCAAAAATTCCCTCAAACCCTCTCAAATGGCAAAAGATATTATACTCGTTGGATAGATTATGAAAACCAAACTGGCAAAGAAGCCAAAGTACCAGAAGTTTATATAAATAAGATAAAAGAATTTATGGGCGAAAGCAACTATGATAAATCTCCAAATTTCCCTATTTTAGTAATGTTTTATGTCAATGATAATGACAAAATAGTACCTATAAAACTATCAATGTCTTATACATACTATAAAACCAGATATGGCTTATTTGGAGATGAAGGAATGGGAATTAGATTTAAAGATGAAGAGCAAATTCTTATACGTGGTGGTAATAAATTTATATTAATTAATGACAAATTTACAAGAGTAGAAAAGTAA
- a CDS encoding TetR/AcrR family transcriptional regulator, translating to MAISEKGKKRYELIVKTALELFLEKGYEKTSLSDIVAISGGSLSSIYTFFENKEGLFEAIVEQEIDSLIKEIDEKIDLKISHSLEEFLTKFATIIFSITCSKRHISLGRIMMSEGSKNGGKLGKTFLDQILKKNRSCAYKFL from the coding sequence ATGGCGATCTCAGAAAAGGGTAAAAAAAGATACGAACTTATCGTAAAAACAGCACTTGAGCTATTTTTAGAAAAAGGATACGAAAAGACAAGCTTAAGTGACATCGTAGCGATAAGTGGCGGATCGCTTTCTAGTATTTACACGTTTTTTGAGAACAAAGAGGGGCTTTTTGAGGCGATCGTTGAGCAAGAGATAGATAGCCTTATAAAAGAGATCGATGAGAAAATAGATCTTAAAATTTCTCACAGCTTGGAGGAATTTTTAACCAAATTTGCAACCATAATATTTTCTATTACTTGCAGCAAAAGGCATATCTCTCTTGGTAGGATAATGATGAGTGAGGGTTCTAAAAATGGTGGCAAACTTGGTAAGACGTTTTTGGATCAAATTTTAAAAAAAAATCGATCTTGTGCTTATAAATTTCTTTGA
- a CDS encoding efflux RND transporter periplasmic adaptor subunit, giving the protein MANFKSALVLSVAVLFLSGCFENKENKAAAGRQMPLSHVDIFTAQKTDIPISFDYTATVASSQDVIIYPKVGGTIIKQFFKPGSKVKAGDKLFLIDPEKYQASFDSLDASVGVANANLKNAETEFKRISALYKKNAVSQKDYDAAVAAYDIANANLVSAKANLKNAKIDLGYTTITAPFDGVVGDNQVDIGSLVIANQTKLVRLTKINPIEAEFYIADVDNLTRKTNLDNGSWQQLNSDAVLSVNGENFNGKVNFIDSVVNTATGSVLAKASFDNNEGKILPGAFGHIKMSGFVQKNAFNIPQVALQQSATNSYVLVVKDGKVSQKNVKIGYQTKNMVAVTEGLEEGDKIIVNNFLKIGVGAPVETDKDLSAEFINGKDANATSSK; this is encoded by the coding sequence ATGGCAAATTTTAAAAGTGCTCTTGTGCTTTCGGTTGCAGTTTTATTTCTAAGTGGTTGTTTTGAAAATAAAGAGAATAAAGCGGCAGCAGGTCGCCAGATGCCGCTATCTCATGTGGATATTTTTACCGCACAAAAAACAGACATACCTATTAGTTTTGATTACACTGCAACGGTTGCAAGTAGTCAAGATGTTATTATCTATCCAAAAGTTGGCGGAACTATCATAAAGCAGTTTTTTAAGCCGGGAAGCAAAGTAAAAGCAGGTGATAAGTTATTTTTGATAGATCCAGAAAAATATCAAGCTAGCTTTGACTCGCTTGATGCCTCTGTTGGCGTTGCAAATGCAAATTTGAAAAATGCCGAGACAGAGTTTAAAAGAATTTCTGCCCTTTATAAGAAAAATGCAGTCTCTCAAAAAGACTACGACGCAGCAGTTGCAGCCTATGACATTGCAAATGCGAATTTAGTAAGCGCAAAAGCAAATTTAAAAAATGCAAAAATAGATCTTGGCTACACGACTATCACAGCGCCATTTGACGGCGTAGTGGGTGATAATCAAGTAGATATTGGCTCGCTTGTCATAGCAAACCAAACAAAGCTCGTAAGACTTACAAAAATAAATCCTATTGAAGCAGAATTTTATATTGCCGATGTGGATAATCTAACTAGAAAGACAAATTTGGATAACGGCTCATGGCAACAGCTAAATAGTGACGCTGTGTTAAGTGTCAATGGCGAAAATTTTAATGGTAAAGTAAATTTTATAGATAGTGTCGTAAATACCGCGACTGGCAGCGTTTTAGCAAAGGCTAGCTTTGATAACAATGAGGGTAAAATTTTACCAGGTGCGTTTGGTCATATAAAGATGAGTGGCTTTGTTCAAAAAAATGCCTTTAACATCCCACAAGTTGCCCTTCAACAAAGCGCTACAAACTCTTATGTTTTAGTCGTAAAAGATGGCAAAGTAAGCCAAAAAAATGTAAAAATAGGATATCAAACAAAAAATATGGTAGCAGTCACTGAAGGTCTTGAAGAGGGAGATAAGATAATCGTTAATAACTTCCTTAAAATCGGAGTTGGTGCACCAGTTGAAACTGATAAAGACCTAAGTGCGGAATTTATAAACGGCAAAGATGCAAACGCTACAAGTAGCAAGTAA
- the rpsU gene encoding 30S ribosomal protein S21: protein MPGIKVHPNESFDEGYRKFKKQTDRNLVVTEARARRFFEPKTEIRKKQKIAARKKMLKRLYMLRRYESRL, encoded by the coding sequence TTGCCTGGTATTAAGGTACATCCTAACGAGTCATTTGACGAGGGTTATAGAAAGTTTAAAAAACAAACTGACCGTAACTTAGTAGTAACTGAAGCAAGAGCTAGACGCTTCTTTGAGCCTAAAACTGAGATCCGCAAGAAACAAAAAATTGCAGCTCGCAAGAAAATGCTTAAACGTCTTTATATGCTTAGACGCTACGAGTCAAGACTCTAA
- a CDS encoding efflux RND transporter permease subunit — translation MFSKFFINRPIFATVISIIIVIAGFMGIKGLPIEEYPSLTPPTVSVSATYSGADAQTIADSVASAIEDQINGVENMLYMQSTSSSAGTMNISVYFKIGSSSKQATIDVNNRVQAALSRLPQEVQNMGVTVRERSGSILQVVGFTNPNMDLIELYNYVNLNIADEIKRVSGIGDTVLIGTKEYSMRIWLKPDRLAHFKLTPSDVISQVKIQNSQYAAGKIGEQPSDGGNPYVYSVRTDGRLKNAAQFGDIIIKSSDGSVLKLKDVATIELGAASYANDAMLNGKPAIPLLLFLQNDANALATANAVKEKLNELKKTYPVGLEHTIAYNPTEFIDVSIDEVIKTFIEAMILVLIVMYFFLKSFRATIIPMLAVPVSIIGTFGGLYIMGFSINLITLFALILAIGIVVDDAIIVIENVERILHEDKEISVKDATFKAMEEVQTPVISIVLVLCAVFVPVSFMEGFVGVIQKQFALTLVVSVCISGFVALTLTPALCAVMLKKQESKPFWIVQKFNDFFDFSTRLFTAGVAKILRHIIISFIVIGILGFATYKLFDAVPKGLVPSEDKGALMVITSLPPSTNMLKTKEEVVSISNAILSNPNVEFTMAFAGYDILASSLRENSAVSFIKLKDWSERKGANNGADTLAGQFNGMLWGSKNSMTFVVNLPPIMGLSMTGGFEMYLQNKSGKSYNEIEADARKVSAIANARPELTNVRTTLETNYRQFKITVDKEKAKLFGVSESEIFSTVAATFGSYYINDFNLAGKSYRVYARAEESFRNNPEDLRKIFVRSYDGGMVPLNSVATLTRTIGPDIVDRFNLFPSAKIMGDPKPGYTSGDAIRAIQEVVNDTLSSEDYAISWAGTAYQEVNSQGTGTVAFIFGMIFVFLILAAQYERWLIPLAVITAVPFAVFGSLLAVWIRGLTNDIYFEIGLLLLIGLAAKNAILIVEFAMQERDSGKSIFDSAINAARLRFRPIVMTSIAFTLGVFPMVISTGAGAASRHSLGTGVVGGMIASTTIAIFFVPMFYYLLENLNEKYWKKGAKKDEK, via the coding sequence ATGTTTTCAAAATTTTTCATAAACCGCCCGATATTTGCGACTGTTATATCTATCATCATAGTTATAGCGGGTTTTATGGGTATCAAAGGGCTTCCTATAGAGGAGTATCCAAGTCTTACACCGCCTACTGTCTCTGTAAGTGCGACATATAGCGGTGCTGATGCGCAGACTATCGCCGACTCAGTCGCAAGTGCGATAGAAGATCAGATAAATGGCGTTGAAAATATGCTATATATGCAAAGTACCTCAAGCTCAGCAGGTACTATGAATATAAGCGTATATTTTAAGATCGGCTCATCGTCAAAACAAGCTACGATCGACGTAAATAACCGCGTGCAAGCAGCTCTTTCAAGATTACCTCAAGAAGTGCAAAATATGGGTGTAACGGTGCGTGAAAGAAGCGGCTCGATCCTTCAAGTTGTTGGCTTTACAAATCCAAATATGGATTTGATCGAACTATATAACTATGTAAATTTAAATATTGCTGATGAGATAAAAAGGGTTAGTGGTATCGGTGATACAGTATTGATAGGTACTAAAGAGTATTCTATGAGAATTTGGCTAAAGCCAGATAGACTAGCTCATTTTAAACTAACTCCAAGCGACGTCATTTCTCAAGTAAAAATTCAAAACTCACAATACGCTGCTGGCAAGATAGGCGAACAGCCATCGGATGGTGGTAATCCTTATGTTTATTCTGTTCGTACCGATGGACGTCTTAAAAATGCAGCTCAGTTTGGCGATATAATAATTAAAAGTTCCGATGGATCAGTGTTGAAGCTAAAAGATGTAGCTACCATAGAGCTTGGAGCAGCTAGCTATGCTAACGATGCGATGTTAAACGGCAAACCAGCTATTCCTCTTTTGCTATTTTTACAAAACGATGCGAATGCTCTTGCTACCGCAAATGCTGTAAAAGAAAAGCTTAACGAGCTAAAGAAAACTTATCCTGTTGGCCTAGAGCACACCATAGCTTACAATCCAACAGAATTTATAGATGTTTCAATTGATGAGGTTATAAAAACTTTCATTGAAGCGATGATACTTGTCTTAATCGTAATGTACTTTTTCCTAAAAAGTTTTCGTGCAACTATCATTCCGATGCTTGCCGTGCCAGTATCTATCATAGGTACATTTGGCGGACTTTATATTATGGGTTTTAGTATAAATTTGATCACACTTTTTGCTCTGATCCTAGCCATCGGTATCGTCGTAGATGACGCTATTATTGTCATAGAAAATGTCGAGAGAATTTTACATGAAGATAAAGAGATAAGCGTAAAAGACGCGACGTTTAAGGCAATGGAGGAGGTGCAAACTCCAGTTATCTCTATCGTACTCGTGCTTTGCGCAGTTTTCGTGCCAGTTTCATTTATGGAAGGCTTTGTTGGCGTCATACAAAAGCAGTTTGCTCTAACGCTTGTTGTTTCTGTTTGTATCTCAGGCTTTGTTGCTCTCACTCTTACGCCAGCGCTTTGTGCGGTTATGCTTAAGAAACAAGAGAGTAAGCCATTTTGGATAGTTCAGAAATTTAACGACTTCTTTGACTTTAGCACCAGACTCTTTACGGCTGGAGTGGCTAAAATTTTAAGGCATATTATTATTAGCTTTATTGTAATTGGTATTTTAGGATTTGCCACTTATAAGCTATTTGATGCTGTGCCAAAAGGACTTGTGCCTTCAGAAGACAAGGGTGCTTTAATGGTTATCACCTCACTTCCGCCTTCAACAAATATGCTAAAGACAAAAGAAGAAGTAGTCTCGATTAGCAACGCCATTTTAAGCAATCCAAATGTTGAGTTCACTATGGCTTTTGCAGGTTATGACATACTAGCTAGCTCGCTTAGGGAAAATTCAGCCGTTAGCTTTATAAAGCTAAAAGATTGGAGTGAGAGAAAAGGCGCTAACAATGGAGCTGATACATTAGCTGGACAGTTTAATGGTATGCTTTGGGGCTCAAAAAACTCAATGACATTCGTTGTAAATTTACCACCTATCATGGGTCTTTCAATGACTGGTGGCTTTGAGATGTATCTACAAAATAAAAGCGGCAAGAGTTACAACGAGATAGAAGCAGACGCTAGAAAAGTATCAGCAATAGCCAATGCAAGGCCTGAACTAACAAATGTGAGAACCACGCTTGAGACAAATTATCGTCAGTTTAAGATAACAGTTGATAAAGAAAAAGCTAAATTATTTGGCGTAAGTGAGAGCGAAATTTTTAGCACGGTAGCAGCTACTTTTGGCTCTTACTATATAAATGACTTCAATCTTGCTGGTAAATCTTACCGAGTATATGCAAGAGCTGAGGAAAGTTTTAGAAATAATCCTGAGGATCTAAGAAAAATTTTCGTCCGCTCATATGATGGCGGCATGGTGCCACTAAATTCAGTAGCAACACTTACAAGAACGATCGGACCTGATATCGTTGATAGATTTAACCTCTTTCCATCAGCTAAGATCATGGGCGATCCAAAACCTGGCTACACATCAGGTGATGCGATCAGAGCGATCCAAGAGGTCGTAAATGACACGCTAAGCAGCGAGGACTACGCTATAAGCTGGGCGGGAACGGCGTATCAAGAGGTAAATTCTCAGGGAACTGGCACAGTCGCCTTTATCTTTGGTATGATCTTTGTCTTTTTGATCCTTGCTGCTCAGTACGAGAGATGGCTCATTCCACTTGCGGTTATCACAGCCGTACCATTTGCGGTATTTGGCTCATTGCTAGCAGTCTGGATAAGAGGACTAACAAACGACATCTACTTTGAGATCGGACTCTTGTTGCTTATTGGTCTGGCGGCTAAAAACGCCATTTTAATCGTAGAATTTGCAATGCAAGAGCGTGATAGCGGAAAGAGTATCTTTGACTCAGCGATAAATGCAGCTAGACTTCGCTTTAGACCAATTGTAATGACATCAATCGCATTTACTCTAGGCGTCTTCCCGATGGTTATAAGTACAGGCGCAGGCGCTGCATCTCGTCACTCACTTGGAACTGGCGTGGTTGGCGGTATGATCGCTTCTACGACGATAGCGATATTTTTTGTACCAATGTTTTATTATTTGCTTGAAAATTTAAATGAGAAGTACTGGAAAAAGGGAGCAAAAAAAGATGAGAAATAA
- a CDS encoding efflux transporter outer membrane subunit — protein sequence MRNKAFILITAAFLAGCSFRPDMPNVDTNFTSTYTYETSDIRDLWWREFNDENLNSLVENTLEKNTNLRVAYLNLEKAKASLGVAEADLLPGINLNIGYEKAKSSGETYTKQPQTRYRKSDINLGLNYEIDLWGRVRNNVAAAEESLNATKFDYDSARLSISSSVAKSYFALVSLNMQEAVLRETLKTYEDTLVLRKTQLDLGSINEMTYLQSKAAVESAKTNLTSILNAKSKAITSLAILTGKSNNEILGGAIASSQNLPASPEISAGISSEILLRRSDVAKALADLKSTNALVGVARAEYFPSISLTGLFGFSSIDFENIFVGNANTWSIGGSLAQKIFDFGRTKNNVAVAKTNEQIAAVNYEAAVKSALGEVRDALVSRQNAKISLEQVKNLLKSQQRIYSLAKEQYDAGYIGHLELLDAQRNLLQAKLQDVSAKLDEVDSAVEVYRAFGGGFKLEK from the coding sequence ATGAGAAATAAGGCGTTTATACTTATAACGGCGGCGTTTTTAGCTGGTTGCTCATTTCGTCCAGATATGCCAAATGTAGATACAAATTTCACATCTACTTACACTTATGAGACAAGCGATATAAGGGATCTTTGGTGGAGAGAATTTAACGATGAAAATTTAAATTCTCTAGTAGAAAATACACTTGAGAAAAATACAAATTTACGTGTTGCTTATTTAAATTTAGAGAAAGCAAAAGCAAGCCTTGGCGTAGCTGAGGCGGATTTGCTTCCTGGTATAAATTTAAATATAGGCTACGAAAAAGCAAAAAGTAGCGGCGAAACATATACTAAACAACCACAAACTCGTTATAGAAAATCAGATATAAATTTAGGATTAAACTATGAGATTGATCTTTGGGGTAGAGTAAGAAATAATGTAGCAGCGGCCGAAGAAAGCCTAAATGCAACCAAATTTGACTACGATAGCGCGAGACTAAGTATCAGCTCAAGTGTTGCAAAAAGCTACTTTGCGTTAGTTTCATTAAATATGCAAGAAGCTGTGCTAAGAGAGACTTTAAAAACCTATGAAGACACGCTAGTGCTTCGCAAAACACAGCTTGATCTTGGAAGCATAAATGAGATGACTTATTTGCAAAGCAAGGCAGCAGTAGAAAGCGCTAAGACCAATCTTACTTCTATATTAAATGCAAAGTCAAAAGCTATCACCTCACTAGCTATCTTGACTGGTAAAAGTAATAATGAAATTTTAGGTGGAGCTATTGCTAGCTCACAAAATTTACCAGCTTCTCCAGAGATAAGTGCTGGCATTAGCTCTGAAATTTTGCTAAGAAGAAGCGACGTGGCAAAGGCACTGGCTGATCTAAAATCTACAAATGCTCTTGTTGGTGTTGCAAGGGCTGAGTATTTTCCAAGTATTTCACTGACTGGACTTTTTGGCTTTTCAAGTATTGATTTTGAAAATATCTTTGTTGGAAATGCCAATACATGGAGCATAGGGGGCTCTTTAGCTCAGAAAATTTTTGATTTTGGTAGGACAAAAAATAATGTAGCAGTGGCTAAAACAAATGAACAAATTGCCGCTGTTAATTATGAAGCAGCGGTAAAATCGGCTCTTGGTGAAGTAAGAGATGCACTTGTTTCAAGGCAAAATGCAAAAATTTCTTTGGAACAAGTGAAAAATTTGCTAAAATCCCAACAAAGAATTTACTCGCTTGCTAAAGAGCAATATGATGCTGGCTATATTGGACATTTAGAGCTTCTTGATGCGCAGAGAAATTTGCTTCAAGCAAAATTACAAGATGTCTCAGCTAAGCTTGATGAGGTTGATAGCGCAGTTGAAGTTTATAGAGCTTTTGGTGGCGGTTTTAAGTTAGAAAAATAA
- the ccoG gene encoding cytochrome c oxidase accessory protein CcoG, whose translation MSKEFHLSYAKRRYIFFACITLFVFILPFIRINDAQLFLLSFDKSRVDLFFAKFDMQELYLLPFLFIILFLSIFFLTTLAGRVWCGWSCPQTIFRTIFRDLLQTKILKIRKNIQNKQNEPKGQILKRALAVGIWCILALVISANFLWYFVPPLDFFAYLKEPSEHGVLLAFWLVIAIWLVYDVIILKENFCIYVCPYARVQSVMFDNDTIQVIYNQKRGGVIYNGKEKFKKPKEEGALCTGCEACVRICPTHIDIRKGMQLECINCLECSDACAKVMKHFDESSLIEWRSINSIKEQKRVKILRFRTVAYLVILGIVLTAGVLMSGKKESMLLNINRTSELYKILGENEVENSYVFLVQNTQNKEHTFYFEVDDKNIEISRPNKPFILKAGAKQRVIVTLKSKNENLSDKDLLKHINIKAYATDEPAISVQRQSTFIYPKR comes from the coding sequence ATGTCAAAGGAGTTTCATCTTAGTTACGCCAAGAGGCGTTACATTTTTTTCGCCTGTATTACGCTATTTGTCTTTATTTTGCCATTTATCAGGATAAATGATGCGCAGCTATTTTTGCTAAGTTTTGATAAAAGTAGAGTTGATCTCTTTTTTGCAAAATTTGATATGCAAGAGCTTTATTTGTTGCCATTTTTATTTATTATTTTGTTCTTAAGCATATTTTTTCTAACGACACTTGCAGGGCGCGTTTGGTGCGGTTGGAGCTGTCCGCAAACTATTTTTAGAACGATATTTCGTGACCTTTTGCAAACTAAAATTTTAAAGATCAGAAAAAATATCCAAAATAAGCAAAATGAGCCAAAAGGACAAATTTTAAAGCGTGCTTTAGCAGTTGGAATTTGGTGTATTTTAGCTCTTGTTATTTCGGCAAATTTTTTATGGTATTTTGTGCCACCGCTTGATTTTTTTGCTTATTTAAAAGAGCCAAGTGAACATGGAGTTTTGCTTGCATTTTGGCTTGTTATAGCTATTTGGTTAGTTTATGATGTCATCATTTTAAAAGAAAATTTTTGCATTTATGTCTGTCCTTACGCTAGGGTGCAATCAGTGATGTTTGATAACGATACGATCCAAGTTATTTACAATCAAAAAAGAGGCGGCGTAATCTATAACGGAAAAGAGAAATTTAAAAAGCCAAAAGAAGAGGGCGCGCTATGTACTGGCTGCGAGGCATGCGTGAGGATATGCCCAACGCACATTGATATAAGAAAAGGCATGCAGCTTGAATGTATAAATTGTCTAGAGTGTAGCGATGCTTGCGCTAAAGTGATGAAGCATTTTGATGAAAGCTCGCTTATTGAGTGGAGAAGTATAAACTCTATAAAAGAGCAAAAAAGAGTCAAAATTTTACGCTTTAGAACGGTTGCTTATCTTGTCATTTTGGGCATTGTTTTGACAGCTGGGGTATTGATGAGTGGCAAAAAAGAAAGTATGCTTTTAAACATAAATAGAACAAGCGAGCTTTATAAAATTTTAGGTGAAAATGAAGTCGAAAATTCTTACGTATTTTTGGTGCAAAACACACAAAATAAAGAGCATACCTTTTACTTTGAAGTAGATGATAAGAATATAGAAATTTCTCGTCCAAATAAGCCATTTATATTAAAAGCTGGCGCAAAACAACGAGTAATCGTCACATTAAAATCAAAAAATGAAAATTTAAGCGATAAAGATCTTTTAAAACATATAAATATAAAAGCCTATGCCACTGACGAGCCAGCTATCAGCGTGCAAAGGCAAAGTACTTTTATCTATCCTAAAAGATGA